The Lutibacter profundi genome includes a region encoding these proteins:
- a CDS encoding glycosyltransferase family 4 protein, with product MKKIIYIGNNLAKKSKYHSAMETLSSLLLTEGFTVIKSSSKQNKIIRLAQMCLTLIKYRKSTDYVVIDTFSTLNFWYAFITSQLAKFLKLRYIPILHGGNLPIRLDKTPFFSTLIFDNAYLNVSPSKYLEFEFKKRNFKTSYIPNSINLKNYTFKLRENIQPKLLWVRAFDVIYNPLLAIKVLCKLKEKYPKATLCMVGPDKDGSLMEAKQLAKKLNIINSITFTGVLKKEDWQQLSKKYDIFINTTNVDNMPVSIIEAMALGFPVISTNVGGLPYLIEDNVDGILIEPKNEKYIVKAIEKLIKNPKIAIKLSMNARKKASTFDSENIKKEWLKILRNVL from the coding sequence ATGAAAAAAATAATTTACATAGGGAATAATCTTGCTAAAAAAAGCAAGTACCATTCAGCAATGGAAACCTTGAGTAGTTTATTACTTACTGAGGGGTTTACTGTAATAAAAAGTTCTTCGAAACAAAATAAAATAATACGTTTGGCACAGATGTGTTTAACCCTAATAAAATACAGGAAAAGTACAGATTATGTAGTTATAGATACTTTTAGTACGTTGAATTTCTGGTATGCGTTCATAACTTCTCAATTAGCTAAATTTTTAAAATTAAGATACATACCCATATTACACGGAGGAAATTTGCCAATTAGATTAGATAAAACGCCATTTTTTTCAACATTAATTTTCGATAATGCTTATTTAAATGTATCACCCTCAAAGTATTTAGAATTTGAATTTAAAAAAAGAAATTTCAAAACTTCTTACATACCAAATTCAATTAATTTAAAAAATTACACTTTTAAATTAAGAGAGAATATACAACCTAAGTTATTATGGGTTAGAGCTTTTGATGTTATTTACAATCCTTTATTAGCCATAAAAGTGTTATGTAAATTAAAAGAAAAATATCCAAAGGCAACCTTATGCATGGTAGGGCCAGATAAAGATGGCTCCTTAATGGAAGCTAAACAATTGGCAAAAAAACTAAATATAATTAATTCAATAACTTTTACCGGAGTGTTAAAAAAAGAAGATTGGCAGCAACTTTCAAAGAAATATGATATTTTTATAAATACAACTAATGTTGATAATATGCCGGTAAGTATTATTGAAGCAATGGCTTTGGGATTTCCTGTAATTTCTACAAATGTAGGCGGGTTACCTTATTTAATTGAAGATAATGTGGATGGAATTTTAATAGAACCAAAGAATGAAAAATATATAGTTAAAGCAATTGAAAAATTAATTAAAAACCCTAAAATTGCAATTAAACTTTCTATGAATGCGAGAAAAAAAGCAAGTACTTTTGATAGTGAAAACATAAAGAAAGAATGGTTGAAAATATTGAGAAATGTTTTATAA
- a CDS encoding O-antigen ligase family protein: protein MNSNSTYGRLFLSLFHLVLGILLLIGIVTKVYSTLIVAVGILFIIKSKNEHNQAMMWSAYLVGAEVLFRMSGGMFFYELPKYTVLIFLVTGLYVERKKHHISITYLVYILLLLIGIAFSNIPFNESIRKAIAFNLSGPILLGVSAIYFYKRNITLQNLMNMLFYMALPIISMLSLLYFKTPDIKSIAFGTSANFAASGGYGPNQVATNLGVGVFIFGVHLVLKKRFFLLFFIDVLVFMYLIYRGLITFSRGGMVTAFIAIAFFLFFYMLSTKNKIKDFTKYIGLIFVIGIVLWIYAANVTGGMLINRYTNKNAAGIAKKDISTGRIQIFKSELGEFMEHPFFGIGVGSGKFYREGRLDKVVASHNEISRLLGEHGMIGLVILFLLIVVPIKNMRNQPPLAKAFLGSFFIFWFLTINHSAMRIAFPGFIYGLSVSIILMNEKNNLHRE from the coding sequence TTGAATAGTAATTCAACATACGGTCGATTATTTTTATCTCTATTTCACCTAGTTTTAGGTATTTTACTGCTTATAGGTATTGTTACAAAGGTGTATTCTACATTAATAGTTGCTGTTGGAATTCTATTTATTATCAAATCTAAAAATGAACATAACCAAGCCATGATGTGGAGTGCTTATTTGGTAGGTGCAGAGGTGTTATTTAGAATGTCTGGAGGTATGTTTTTTTATGAACTCCCAAAATATACGGTACTTATTTTTTTAGTTACAGGTTTATATGTGGAGCGAAAAAAACACCATATTTCAATTACTTATTTAGTGTATATTTTATTATTATTGATTGGAATTGCTTTTAGCAATATTCCTTTTAATGAATCTATACGAAAAGCCATTGCGTTTAATTTGAGTGGCCCCATCTTATTAGGTGTTTCTGCTATTTATTTTTATAAACGTAACATCACCTTACAAAATTTAATGAACATGCTATTTTATATGGCTTTACCCATAATTTCGATGTTGAGTTTATTGTATTTTAAAACACCTGATATTAAAAGTATCGCTTTTGGCACTAGTGCTAATTTTGCTGCATCTGGGGGCTATGGCCCTAATCAAGTTGCAACTAACTTAGGTGTAGGTGTTTTTATATTTGGTGTTCACCTTGTTTTAAAAAAACGCTTTTTCCTCCTTTTTTTCATAGATGTACTTGTTTTTATGTACCTAATTTATAGAGGGTTAATTACTTTTTCAAGAGGAGGGATGGTAACTGCATTTATAGCCATTGCTTTTTTCTTATTTTTTTATATGTTATCAACTAAAAATAAAATAAAAGATTTTACTAAATATATTGGATTAATTTTTGTGATTGGTATTGTTTTATGGATTTATGCTGCCAATGTAACAGGGGGGATGTTAATAAACAGATATACAAACAAAAATGCTGCTGGAATTGCTAAAAAAGACATTAGTACGGGTAGAATTCAAATTTTCAAAAGTGAACTGGGAGAATTTATGGAACATCCTTTTTTTGGAATAGGTGTAGGAAGCGGAAAATTTTATAGAGAAGGCAGGTTAGATAAAGTGGTAGCTTCTCATAATGAAATAAGTAGATTGTTAGGTGAACATGGCATGATTGGTTTGGTTATTTTATTCTTACTCATAGTAGTCCCTATAAAAAACATGAGGAATCAACCTCCTTTGGCTAAAGCTTTTTTAGGCTCCTTTTTTATATTTTGGTTTTTAACCATTAATCATTCGGCAATGCGAATAGCATTTCCAGGATTTATTTATGGGTTAAGTGTTTCAATAATTTTAATGAATGAAAAAAATAATTTACATAGGGAATAA
- a CDS encoding glycosyltransferase, whose translation MMAVNIANELANAGFQSYICTTRKEGNLKLKIKEDVGYLFLKKKVVLDIKAFIKLRKFIKENQISVIHAHSSSYFIAVLIKLTFLKIRIIWHDHYGNSENLKSRKIFPIKIMSNLFNSIISVNKLLEKWAKQHLKSKKVYVVPNFASLDINIPKTTFLKGEEGKKIVCLANLRPQKDHINLLKAFVLVHAKSPDWTLHLVGLDLNDSYSTKIKNVITENKIMNSVFLYGSCSDISNILEQATIGVLSSKSEGLPVSLLEYGLAKLAVVVTNVGDCSKVIQNNVNGLLVEPANEITLADAILKLIGNNELRISFGTNLYKNIQHNFSKESYISKLIKIYH comes from the coding sequence ATGATGGCTGTAAATATAGCTAATGAACTAGCTAATGCAGGTTTTCAATCTTATATTTGTACAACTAGAAAAGAAGGGAATTTAAAACTTAAAATTAAAGAAGATGTAGGTTATTTATTTTTAAAGAAGAAAGTAGTTTTAGATATAAAAGCGTTTATAAAATTAAGAAAATTTATAAAAGAGAATCAAATATCTGTAATTCATGCGCACTCATCTTCTTATTTTATAGCCGTTTTAATTAAACTGACTTTCCTTAAAATTAGAATAATTTGGCACGATCATTATGGTAATAGTGAAAATTTAAAGTCCCGAAAAATATTTCCTATAAAAATAATGTCTAACTTATTCAACAGTATAATTTCAGTTAATAAATTACTAGAAAAATGGGCAAAACAACATTTAAAATCAAAAAAAGTATATGTAGTTCCAAACTTTGCCTCATTAGATATCAATATTCCTAAAACCACCTTTTTGAAAGGAGAAGAAGGTAAAAAAATCGTTTGTTTAGCAAATTTGCGTCCGCAAAAAGATCATATAAACCTATTAAAAGCATTTGTTCTTGTACATGCAAAAAGCCCTGACTGGACCTTGCATTTGGTAGGCTTAGATTTGAATGATTCTTATTCTACCAAAATAAAAAACGTTATTACAGAAAATAAAATAATGAATTCTGTATTTTTATATGGTAGCTGTTCAGATATATCCAATATTTTAGAACAAGCAACAATTGGTGTATTATCTTCTAAATCAGAGGGATTACCTGTTTCCTTATTAGAATACGGATTGGCAAAATTAGCAGTAGTTGTTACCAATGTAGGTGATTGCAGTAAAGTAATACAAAATAATGTTAATGGATTACTTGTTGAACCTGCTAATGAGATAACATTAGCTGATGCAATTTTAAAACTTATTGGTAATAATGAATTAAGAATTAGCTTTGGTACTAATTTATATAAAAATATTCAACATAATTTTTCTAAAGAGAGTTATATTTCTAAATTAATTAAAATATATCATTGA
- a CDS encoding GIY-YIG nuclease family protein — translation MKENFIYILSNKNRKVLYIGVTSNLLKRIEEHKNGIGSIFTKKYNVHDLLYVEEFNDINLAIKREKQLKNWNKAWEWNLIKETNPNLIDLYDQL, via the coding sequence ATGAAAGAAAATTTTATTTATATACTTAGTAATAAAAATAGAAAAGTGCTGTATATAGGTGTGACTTCTAATTTACTTAAGAGAATTGAAGAACATAAAAACGGTATTGGTTCAATATTTACAAAAAAATACAATGTTCATGATTTATTATATGTTGAGGAGTTTAATGATATAAATCTAGCTATAAAAAGAGAAAAACAATTGAAGAATTGGAATAAAGCATGGGAATGGAATTTAATTAAGGAAACAAATCCAAATTTAATAGATTTGTATGATCAATTATAA
- a CDS encoding glycosyltransferase produces the protein MKFAIITHAEHKLKNNHIYAYEPYVREMNLWIKYVDEVQIVAPISEEKVTSIESKYQFNKRHSEQGEAISSNENIATSRTPRNDENKRHPQLDWGSHDLKYKKQIPNQVGNDGIELIPIQSFDIKSLKNGIIAIFKIPKILGVIYKAMQWADHIHLRCPGNIGLLSCIVQILFPNKPKTIKYAGNWDSKSKQPLSYRLQKWILSNTFLTKNSKVLVYGEWPNQSKNIIPFFTATYSEKEIVERHSTLDAESYDEMLKQVQHDEVKRHSEQREAILSNKKVTSSYPLRNDAKLNFLFVGALSKGKQPLLSVKVVEQLKNKNYNVQLEIYGDGAERNNIEAYIKENQLQKTIHLYGNTSKEIVKKAYQKAHFLLFISKSEGWPKVVAEAMFWACLPITSNVSCIPYMLGNGTRGTIVNPNINEIVSVVESYLANEEKYNVQVKKAMEWSRQYTLERFENEIGKLLK, from the coding sequence ATGAAATTTGCAATCATAACCCATGCTGAACATAAATTAAAGAATAATCATATTTATGCTTATGAACCTTATGTTCGCGAGATGAACTTGTGGATAAAATATGTAGATGAAGTACAAATTGTAGCTCCTATTTCAGAAGAGAAAGTTACTTCAATAGAAAGTAAGTATCAGTTTAATAAACGTCATAGCGAACAAGGTGAAGCTATCTCATCCAATGAAAATATTGCTACGTCACGCACTCCTCGCAATGACGAAAACAAACGTCATCCTCAGCTTGACTGGGGATCTCATGATTTGAAATACAAGAAACAGATTCCCAATCAAGTTGGGAATGACGGGATTGAATTAATACCTATTCAGTCATTTGACATAAAATCATTAAAAAATGGAATTATAGCAATTTTTAAAATCCCAAAAATTTTAGGAGTAATATACAAAGCAATGCAATGGGCAGATCATATTCACCTGAGATGTCCGGGTAATATTGGGTTGTTAAGCTGTATTGTACAAATATTGTTTCCAAATAAACCCAAAACCATTAAATATGCAGGTAATTGGGATTCTAAAAGTAAACAACCGTTAAGCTATAGACTTCAAAAGTGGATACTCAGCAATACTTTTCTAACTAAAAATTCTAAAGTTTTAGTATATGGAGAATGGCCAAACCAAAGTAAAAATATAATTCCGTTTTTTACGGCTACCTATTCAGAAAAGGAAATAGTAGAACGTCATTCTACACTTGATGCGGAATCTTATGATGAGATGCTGAAACAAGTTCAGCATGACGAAGTAAAACGTCATAGCGAACAACGTGAAGCTATCTTATCCAATAAAAAGGTTACCTCATCGTATCCTCTTCGTAATGACGCTAAGTTGAACTTCTTATTTGTAGGAGCTTTATCCAAAGGAAAACAGCCCTTATTAAGTGTAAAAGTAGTTGAGCAACTAAAAAATAAAAATTATAATGTTCAATTAGAAATATATGGTGACGGAGCAGAAAGAAATAACATTGAAGCATATATAAAAGAAAATCAATTGCAAAAGACAATTCATTTATATGGAAATACATCGAAAGAAATTGTAAAAAAAGCCTATCAAAAAGCTCATTTCCTGCTTTTTATATCCAAATCTGAAGGTTGGCCAAAAGTGGTTGCAGAAGCTATGTTTTGGGCTTGTTTACCAATAACAAGTAATGTATCTTGCATTCCGTATATGTTGGGAAATGGTACAAGAGGCACAATTGTTAATCCAAATATAAATGAAATTGTTTCAGTTGTAGAAAGTTATCTTGCAAATGAAGAAAAGTATAACGTTCAAGTAAAAAAAGCAATGGAATGGTCGAGACAATATACGTTGGAGAGGTTTGAAAATGAGATAGGTAAGTTGTTGAAATAA
- a CDS encoding glycosyltransferase family 2 protein: MKFSLIICTYQRSKAIVTLLKSVQLQSIYPNEILIVDGSEDDDTKNILTKKPFKNIRYFKVTEKDRGLTKQRNYGIKKVTDAIEVVCFLDDDTILAKNYFKELIHSYTNYPNAVGIGGYITNEVEWKIQKEEKCFRTYYCIDGFKRKEGLRFRIRKFLKLIDKTPPGFMPSFSHGRSISFLPPSNKIYPVEFFMGGVSSFKKEVFDKIKFSTYFEGYGLYEDLDFCLRASKIGQLYVNTGAKLEHHHEEAGRPNNFNYGKMVVRNGWYVWRVKYPKPTFKAKVLFHLNVILLLKLRFVNSFYGTHKKEAFTEGIGRLVGWFSLFLNKPKLNF; the protein is encoded by the coding sequence ATGAAATTTAGCCTCATTATATGTACATATCAACGTTCAAAAGCTATTGTAACCCTTTTAAAATCGGTACAATTACAATCGATTTATCCTAATGAGATTTTAATTGTTGATGGTTCTGAAGATGATGATACCAAAAACATTTTAACCAAAAAACCTTTTAAAAATATCCGTTATTTTAAAGTAACGGAAAAGGATAGAGGGCTTACTAAACAACGCAATTACGGAATTAAAAAAGTAACAGATGCTATTGAGGTTGTTTGTTTTTTAGATGACGATACCATTTTAGCTAAAAATTACTTTAAAGAATTAATTCACTCGTACACAAACTATCCGAATGCCGTTGGAATAGGTGGATATATTACCAATGAAGTTGAATGGAAGATTCAAAAAGAAGAAAAATGTTTTAGAACATATTATTGTATCGATGGCTTTAAAAGAAAAGAAGGACTTAGATTTAGGATTCGTAAGTTTTTAAAATTAATTGATAAAACGCCACCTGGGTTTATGCCTAGTTTTTCGCATGGGCGATCAATAAGTTTTTTACCGCCAAGTAATAAAATCTATCCCGTTGAATTTTTTATGGGAGGTGTTTCTTCATTTAAAAAAGAAGTATTTGATAAAATAAAATTTTCAACCTATTTTGAAGGTTATGGCTTGTATGAAGATTTAGATTTTTGCCTAAGAGCATCTAAAATTGGGCAATTATACGTAAATACAGGTGCTAAGTTAGAACATCATCATGAAGAAGCAGGAAGACCAAATAATTTTAACTATGGTAAAATGGTAGTTAGAAATGGATGGTATGTGTGGAGAGTTAAGTATCCTAAACCTACATTTAAAGCTAAAGTGTTATTTCATTTAAATGTTATTTTACTATTAAAGCTTCGTTTTGTAAATAGTTTTTACGGAACTCATAAAAAAGAAGCATTTACAGAAGGTATTGGTAGATTAGTGGGGTGGTTTTCTTTATTTTTGAATAAGCCAAAGCTGAACTTTTAA